One Actinoplanes missouriensis 431 DNA segment encodes these proteins:
- a CDS encoding glucose-6-phosphate dehydrogenase: MTDQTLIILGASGDLTARLLLPGVGALIKAGHVPGLTLIGAALDEDWDDARWQQRVRDSAGQTPPSRWIRADVTRADDLRTVLGAAEGPPAIFFALPPAVTARACAALLDVDLPEGTRLVLEKPFGTSAESAAELNALLTRLVPEDRIHRVDHFLGKSTVLNILGVRFANRIFEPLLNSTHVASVDIVFDENLGLENRAGYYDRAGALADMIQSHLLQILGILTMEPPISLDTGEFRDRKADALRATRLWGEDPAACSRRARYTAGDLSGRHLPGYADEPGVDPSRETETLAELVLTVDTWRWAGVPFRLRSGKAIGNSRKEAVITFKRPPRVPDGLTGCDEPDRLRITFGPDRIALDFNINGPGDPFELDPVSLSAEFGAGELPPYGEVLRGVFEDDPTLSIRADVAEQCWRIVEPVTAAWRAGAVPLLDYPAGSAGPEDSLLTS; encoded by the coding sequence ATGACGGACCAGACACTCATCATTCTCGGTGCGAGCGGCGACCTCACCGCGCGTCTGCTGCTGCCCGGTGTCGGCGCCCTGATCAAGGCGGGACACGTGCCGGGGCTCACGCTGATCGGCGCCGCGCTCGACGAGGACTGGGACGACGCCCGATGGCAGCAGCGGGTGCGGGACTCGGCCGGGCAGACACCGCCGTCCCGGTGGATCCGCGCCGACGTGACACGGGCAGACGACCTGCGTACCGTCCTGGGCGCCGCCGAAGGCCCGCCGGCGATCTTCTTCGCCCTGCCGCCCGCCGTGACCGCCCGCGCCTGCGCGGCCCTGCTCGACGTCGACCTCCCGGAGGGCACCCGGCTGGTGCTGGAGAAGCCGTTCGGCACCTCCGCGGAGTCGGCGGCCGAGCTGAACGCGCTGCTCACCCGCCTGGTCCCGGAGGACCGCATCCACCGCGTCGACCATTTCCTCGGCAAGTCGACGGTGCTCAACATCCTCGGCGTGCGCTTCGCCAACCGGATCTTCGAGCCGCTGCTGAACAGCACCCACGTCGCGTCGGTCGACATCGTCTTCGACGAGAACCTGGGGCTGGAGAACCGGGCCGGCTACTACGACCGTGCCGGCGCGCTCGCCGACATGATCCAGAGTCACCTGCTGCAGATCCTCGGCATCCTCACGATGGAACCGCCGATCAGCCTGGACACCGGCGAGTTCCGGGACCGCAAGGCCGACGCGTTGCGCGCCACCCGCCTCTGGGGCGAGGACCCGGCGGCCTGCAGCCGCCGCGCGCGGTACACCGCCGGCGACCTTTCCGGACGCCACCTTCCCGGGTACGCCGACGAGCCCGGCGTGGATCCGTCGCGCGAGACCGAGACCCTCGCCGAGCTCGTGCTCACGGTCGACACGTGGCGCTGGGCCGGCGTGCCGTTCCGGCTGCGCTCCGGCAAGGCGATCGGGAACAGCCGCAAGGAAGCCGTGATCACCTTCAAGCGACCGCCGCGCGTGCCGGACGGGCTGACCGGCTGCGATGAGCCGGACCGGCTGCGGATCACGTTCGGGCCGGACCGGATCGCCCTCGACTTCAACATCAACGGCCCGGGCGACCCGTTCGAGCTGGATCCGGTCTCGCTGTCGGCCGAGTTCGGGGCGGGGGAGCTGCCGCCGTACGGTGAAGTGCTGCGTGGCGTCTTCGAGGACGACCCGACGCTGTCGATCCGGGCTGACGTGGCCGAGCAGTGCTGGCGGATCGTCGAGCCGGTGACCGCGGCGTGGCGGGCCGGGGCGGTGCCGCTCCTGGACTACCCGGCCGGGAGCGCCGGCCCGGAGGATTCGCTGCTCACGTCCTGA
- a CDS encoding response regulator, which produces MIRVLVVDDEPRIAEAHRAYTEKVVGFGVAGVAHTAAEAMARLRGEPIDLVLLDLNLPDKHGLEIARALRAAGSGTDVLAVTSNRDIDMIRQAVALGVTHYLLKPFTFAAFRDKLDGYARYRRQLREAGAVAAQHEVDRVFATLRGSSPDTLPKGLDQRTFDLIRGALRAAAPAGLSAAEVAARIGTSRVTARRYLEHLADAARVTRAPRYGGPGRPEVEYRPGPAGIGSP; this is translated from the coding sequence GTGATCCGGGTGCTGGTGGTTGACGATGAGCCGCGGATCGCCGAGGCGCATCGGGCGTACACCGAGAAGGTCGTTGGTTTTGGGGTGGCGGGGGTGGCGCACACGGCCGCCGAGGCGATGGCCCGCCTGCGCGGCGAGCCGATCGACCTGGTCCTGCTCGATCTCAACCTGCCCGACAAGCACGGCCTGGAGATCGCCCGTGCGCTGCGGGCCGCCGGGAGCGGCACCGACGTCCTCGCCGTCACGTCCAACCGGGACATCGACATGATCCGGCAGGCCGTCGCGCTCGGGGTCACCCACTACCTGCTCAAGCCGTTCACCTTCGCGGCCTTCCGCGACAAACTGGACGGTTACGCCCGGTACCGCCGCCAGCTCCGCGAGGCCGGCGCGGTCGCCGCGCAGCACGAGGTGGACCGAGTCTTCGCGACCCTGCGCGGCAGTTCCCCGGACACCCTGCCGAAGGGCCTCGACCAGCGCACCTTCGACCTCATCCGGGGCGCTCTGCGGGCGGCCGCCCCGGCCGGCCTCTCCGCCGCCGAGGTCGCCGCCCGCATCGGCACGTCCCGGGTGACCGCCCGCCGCTATCTGGAGCATCTCGCCGACGCGGCCCGGGTGACCCGGGCCCCGCGATACGGCGGACCGGGTCGTCCCGAAGTCGAGTACCGGCCCGGTCCAGCGGGTATCGGGAGTCCATGA
- a CDS encoding sensor histidine kinase yields the protein MVRRWSIARQLFALQVLVVTLLVAAGTTGAVLLAHRDARNAAIEEVTAVADTIALSPAVVDGLRSADPAAALQPWAEATRRATRTDFIVVMAPDRTRYTHPTASLIGRPFAGNIDEALRGGTVVEEFHGSLGDSVRTVVAVFEPGTRTVIGLVSVGITTAAINRSLLARLPAVATATGGALLLAAGGSWLLSRRLRRQTHGLGPAEMTRMYEYYDAVLHAVREGLIVVDRNGHVELINDEARRLLDFGGDLPAEIKSVMGEDEPVLAGDRILVVSRRETRFDGRVLGSVLTLRDHTELRALTGELDSVRGLTEALRAQAHEAANRLHTVLTMVELGRTGEAIALATAELALAQQLTDQVVGAVEEPALAALLLGKSAQAGERGVELTVDPASFLAGHVLPSRDLLTVVGNLVDNALEAVAGRDLPRRVSVLIRQEDGEVLVRVRDNGPGLRPGEAAEAFRRGWSTKPGEGRGVGLSLVRQITERYGGTYALESPAEGGAVLTVRLPVPS from the coding sequence GTGGTCCGACGCTGGAGCATCGCGCGGCAGCTCTTCGCCCTTCAGGTGCTCGTCGTGACGCTGCTGGTCGCGGCCGGCACCACCGGTGCCGTCCTGCTCGCCCACCGCGACGCCCGCAACGCCGCGATCGAGGAGGTCACCGCCGTGGCCGACACCATCGCGCTGTCACCGGCCGTCGTGGACGGTCTGCGCAGCGCCGACCCGGCCGCCGCGCTCCAGCCCTGGGCCGAGGCCACCCGCAGGGCGACCAGGACCGACTTCATCGTGGTGATGGCGCCCGACCGCACCCGCTACACGCATCCCACCGCGAGCCTGATCGGCCGGCCGTTCGCCGGCAACATCGACGAGGCGCTGCGCGGCGGCACCGTCGTGGAGGAGTTCCACGGAAGTCTGGGCGACTCCGTCCGTACCGTGGTCGCGGTCTTCGAACCCGGAACACGAACGGTCATCGGCCTCGTCTCGGTCGGCATCACGACCGCCGCCATCAACCGCAGCCTGCTCGCCCGGCTCCCCGCCGTCGCGACCGCCACCGGCGGCGCGCTGCTGCTCGCCGCAGGCGGATCCTGGCTGCTCAGCCGTCGGTTGCGGCGACAGACCCACGGCCTCGGCCCGGCCGAGATGACGCGGATGTACGAGTATTACGACGCGGTCCTGCACGCGGTCCGCGAGGGCCTGATCGTGGTGGACAGAAACGGTCACGTGGAGCTGATCAACGACGAGGCCCGCCGGCTGCTGGACTTCGGCGGCGACCTGCCCGCGGAGATCAAATCGGTGATGGGCGAGGACGAGCCGGTGCTCGCCGGCGACCGGATCCTCGTCGTGAGCCGCCGCGAGACCCGGTTCGACGGCCGTGTCCTCGGCAGCGTGCTGACCCTGCGCGACCACACCGAGCTGCGCGCGCTCACCGGCGAGCTGGACTCCGTGCGCGGTCTGACCGAGGCCCTGCGCGCGCAGGCGCACGAGGCCGCGAACCGGCTGCACACCGTGCTGACCATGGTGGAGCTGGGCCGGACCGGCGAGGCGATCGCACTGGCCACCGCCGAGCTCGCCCTCGCGCAGCAGCTCACCGACCAGGTGGTCGGCGCGGTCGAGGAGCCGGCGCTCGCGGCGCTGCTGCTCGGCAAGAGCGCCCAGGCCGGCGAGCGGGGCGTCGAGCTGACCGTGGACCCGGCCTCGTTCCTGGCCGGCCACGTGCTGCCCAGCCGGGACCTGCTGACCGTCGTCGGCAACCTGGTCGACAACGCTCTCGAGGCGGTCGCCGGACGCGACCTGCCGCGCCGGGTCAGCGTCCTGATCCGGCAGGAGGACGGCGAGGTGCTGGTCCGGGTGCGCGACAACGGACCGGGGCTGCGCCCCGGCGAGGCCGCCGAGGCTTTCCGCCGCGGCTGGTCGACCAAGCCGGGTGAGGGACGCGGCGTCGGCCTGTCGCTGGTCCGCCAGATCACGGAGAGGTACGGGGGAACCTATGCGCTCGAGAGTCCGGCCGAGGGGGGCGCCGTGCTGACGGTCCGGTTGCCGGTGCCGTCGTGA
- a CDS encoding cation:dicarboxylate symporter family transporter produces the protein METAPAPKVKKDRTRYLYPAVVVAVLLGIGVGLLAPDAAVELRPIGTGFVDLIKMMIAPVIFCTIVLGVGSVRQAAKVGKVGGLALGYFLTMSTVALAIGLVVGNLIHPGSGMDLSESVAAAGRKAVGDTASESTADFLLGIIPTTLISPLTEGNVLQTLLAALLVGFALQGMGQASAPVLRAIGIFQKLVFRILAMLMWLAPIGAFGAMAAVVGATGVDALISLAQIMLGFYATCVIFVFGLLGAILWAVARINIFTFFKYLGREFLLIVSTSSSESALPRLIAKMEHVGVSRPVVGITVPTGYSFNLDGTAIYLTMASLFVAQAMGDPLSVGEQVSLLLFMIIASKGAAGVTGAGLATLAGGLQSHRPDLVDGVGLIVGIDRFMSEARALTNFAGNAVATVLVGVWTREFDRERAALVLSGGDPFDEATMVDDHGGEAPAAPKPGSASGLGSAPKPASGPGSEPEPEPAKV, from the coding sequence ATGGAAACCGCACCCGCCCCGAAGGTCAAGAAAGACCGCACCCGCTACCTCTACCCGGCGGTCGTCGTGGCCGTCCTCCTCGGCATCGGCGTCGGGCTGCTCGCCCCGGACGCCGCCGTCGAGCTCCGCCCGATCGGCACCGGATTCGTCGACCTGATCAAGATGATGATCGCGCCGGTCATCTTCTGCACCATCGTCCTCGGCGTCGGCTCGGTCCGGCAGGCGGCCAAGGTCGGCAAGGTCGGCGGCCTCGCCCTCGGCTACTTCCTGACCATGTCCACCGTGGCGCTCGCGATCGGCCTGGTGGTCGGCAACCTGATCCACCCGGGCTCCGGGATGGACCTCAGCGAGTCGGTGGCGGCGGCCGGCCGGAAGGCGGTCGGCGACACCGCGTCGGAGAGCACCGCCGACTTCCTGCTCGGCATCATCCCGACCACGCTGATCTCCCCGCTCACCGAGGGCAACGTGCTGCAGACCCTGCTCGCCGCGCTGCTCGTCGGTTTCGCCCTGCAGGGCATGGGCCAGGCGTCCGCGCCGGTGCTGCGAGCGATCGGGATCTTCCAGAAGCTGGTCTTCCGGATCCTCGCGATGCTGATGTGGCTGGCCCCGATCGGCGCGTTCGGCGCGATGGCGGCGGTGGTCGGCGCGACCGGCGTGGACGCGCTGATCAGCCTCGCGCAGATCATGCTCGGCTTCTACGCGACGTGTGTCATCTTCGTCTTCGGCCTGCTCGGCGCGATCCTCTGGGCGGTCGCCCGGATCAACATCTTCACGTTCTTCAAGTACCTGGGCCGGGAGTTCCTGCTGATCGTCTCCACCTCGTCGTCGGAGTCGGCGCTGCCCCGGCTGATCGCCAAGATGGAGCACGTCGGCGTGTCCCGGCCGGTCGTCGGCATCACGGTGCCGACCGGGTACTCGTTCAACCTGGACGGGACGGCGATCTACCTGACCATGGCGTCGCTCTTCGTGGCCCAGGCGATGGGCGACCCCCTCTCGGTGGGCGAGCAGGTGTCGCTGCTCCTCTTCATGATCATCGCCTCCAAGGGCGCGGCCGGTGTCACCGGCGCCGGCCTGGCCACCCTCGCCGGCGGCCTGCAGAGCCACCGGCCGGACCTGGTGGACGGCGTCGGGCTGATCGTCGGCATCGACCGGTTCATGTCCGAGGCGCGGGCGCTGACGAACTTCGCCGGCAACGCGGTGGCGACGGTGCTGGTCGGCGTCTGGACCCGCGAGTTCGACCGGGAGCGGGCCGCGCTGGTGCTCAGCGGCGGTGACCCGTTCGACGAGGCCACGATGGTCGACGATCACGGTGGTGAGGCGCCCGCGGCGCCGAAGCCGGGGTCGGCGTCGGGGCTGGGGTCCGCGCCGAAGCCGGCGTCGGGGCCGGGGTCGGAGCCCGAGCCGGAGCCGGCCAAGGTGTGA
- a CDS encoding NAD(P)/FAD-dependent oxidoreductase: MRKILGLSRLPVMIEAPGLLASAVSRWGDDPFARGSWSLIGRDGTPQDRITLGTPVGDRLRIAGEATHPTRAGMTHGAYEQGVAAGTWAAGLGHRRVAVVGAGMAGLGAARALAGHGVETMVWEARDRIGGRTCGVEVGGFTFDLGANWLQQYDDNVLARLAERIGLTVVATDFTDPLVLGPARGPVPEGLEGELRARLEKAPPQAAVADVLESWLRHPAPFPAAAIRELVDAEIVMDSGAPLSWLSARHGFEPGVGEGDRWIVGGYRLLTEHLAGGVDVRLGHPVRRIGIGPHGVTLTGDGRTLDADAVIVTVPLPVLAAGGIAIEPALPEEHRAALGRLGAGRVEKVVLRFGDRFWPVHPAGYYRVHGPGENEICEWLDATAADGTPTLVGLFAGPWLDRLWQGSDSDVAARCAAVFTEALP; the protein is encoded by the coding sequence TTGAGAAAGATTCTCGGGTTATCTAGGCTGCCCGTCATGATCGAAGCGCCAGGCCTGCTCGCCTCCGCCGTGTCCCGCTGGGGCGACGACCCGTTCGCGCGGGGTTCCTGGAGCCTCATCGGCCGCGACGGCACGCCGCAGGACCGGATCACGCTCGGCACGCCGGTCGGCGACCGGCTGCGGATCGCCGGCGAGGCCACCCACCCGACCCGGGCCGGGATGACACACGGCGCCTACGAGCAGGGCGTCGCCGCCGGGACCTGGGCCGCAGGGCTGGGGCACCGGCGGGTCGCGGTGGTAGGCGCCGGGATGGCCGGTCTCGGCGCGGCCCGTGCCCTGGCCGGCCACGGCGTCGAGACGATGGTCTGGGAGGCCCGGGACCGGATCGGCGGGCGCACCTGCGGGGTGGAGGTGGGCGGGTTCACGTTCGACCTGGGGGCCAACTGGCTGCAGCAGTACGACGACAACGTGCTGGCCCGGCTCGCCGAGCGGATCGGGCTGACCGTGGTGGCCACCGACTTCACCGATCCGCTGGTGCTCGGGCCGGCGCGCGGACCCGTACCCGAAGGTCTCGAGGGTGAGTTGCGCGCCCGGCTGGAGAAGGCGCCGCCGCAGGCGGCCGTGGCCGACGTGCTGGAGAGCTGGCTGCGGCATCCGGCGCCGTTCCCCGCCGCGGCGATCCGGGAGCTCGTCGACGCGGAGATCGTGATGGACTCCGGCGCGCCGCTGTCCTGGCTCAGCGCGCGGCACGGGTTCGAGCCCGGTGTCGGCGAGGGGGACCGGTGGATCGTCGGCGGTTATCGGCTGCTCACCGAGCACCTGGCCGGCGGAGTCGACGTGCGGCTGGGGCATCCGGTGCGGCGGATCGGCATCGGGCCGCACGGTGTGACACTGACCGGCGACGGGCGCACGCTGGACGCCGACGCGGTGATCGTGACGGTCCCGCTGCCGGTGCTCGCGGCCGGCGGCATCGCGATCGAGCCGGCGCTGCCCGAGGAGCACCGGGCAGCGCTCGGGCGTCTCGGGGCGGGCCGGGTGGAGAAGGTGGTGCTGCGGTTTGGTGACCGATTCTGGCCAGTGCACCCGGCGGGCTACTACCGGGTGCACGGCCCGGGGGAGAACGAGATCTGCGAGTGGCTGGACGCCACCGCGGCGGACGGGACGCCGACGCTCGTCGGGCTCTTCGCCGGACCGTGGCTGGACCGGCTGTGGCAGGGCTCCGACTCCGACGTGGCAGCACGGTGTGCGGCGGTCTTCACGGAAGCCCTGCCCTGA
- a CDS encoding sulfotransferase domain-containing protein, whose product MFNRTVMFAKQHTPNHLRVRARRTMLQAHNARLRLTVPVASRCEYVNIYHCAVRKTASQWIKSIFSDPIVYQHSGLLTYDPRFYDWRDPRVCPPNRIALSLFFSRKRFDEMPKPERYRAFFVMRDPRDMVVSSYFSTRDSHGPMGDVLEVRKVLRELPKKEGMLYLIDDLAKKGRFNALRSWVLAPEDEAIRLIRYEDLTGPRQTEEIDQLMRHCGIAIPRPALETLLDRYSFARMNDRQGGGTVSHYRKGEAGDWQNHFDDDIQEAFQKAAGPRLVERLGYPVDQRAHE is encoded by the coding sequence ATGTTCAACCGCACTGTCATGTTCGCGAAGCAGCACACACCGAACCACCTGCGTGTCCGCGCACGCCGGACGATGCTCCAGGCACACAACGCGCGGCTCCGGCTCACCGTTCCGGTGGCCTCCCGTTGCGAATATGTCAACATCTATCACTGCGCTGTGCGCAAAACGGCGAGTCAGTGGATTAAATCCATTTTCAGCGATCCGATCGTTTACCAGCACTCCGGATTACTCACCTATGACCCTCGCTTTTACGACTGGCGCGATCCACGGGTGTGCCCGCCGAACCGCATCGCGCTGTCGCTCTTCTTCTCCCGCAAACGGTTCGACGAGATGCCCAAGCCGGAGCGGTACCGCGCGTTCTTCGTGATGCGCGACCCGCGCGACATGGTCGTCTCCAGCTATTTCTCAACCCGTGACTCGCACGGGCCGATGGGCGACGTCCTCGAGGTCCGCAAGGTGCTGCGGGAGCTGCCGAAGAAGGAGGGCATGCTCTACCTGATCGACGACCTCGCGAAGAAGGGCCGGTTCAACGCGCTGCGCTCCTGGGTGCTCGCGCCCGAGGACGAGGCGATCCGCCTGATCCGGTACGAGGACCTGACCGGTCCCCGGCAAACCGAGGAGATCGACCAGTTGATGCGGCACTGCGGCATCGCCATTCCCCGGCCCGCTCTGGAGACGCTGCTGGACCGGTACAGCTTCGCCCGGATGAACGACAGGCAGGGCGGCGGCACCGTCTCGCACTATCGCAAGGGCGAGGCCGGCGACTGGCAGAACCATTTCGACGACGACATCCAGGAGGCGTTCCAGAAAGCGGCCGGCCCCCGGCTCGTCGAGCGCCTCGGATACCCGGTGGACCAGCGCGCCCACGAGTGA
- a CDS encoding ATP-binding cassette domain-containing protein gives MRNDIEEMRRMEDLVVRAEGLRKRFGQTQALDGVDLAMRRGTVLGVLGPNGAGKTTAVRVLATLLRPDEGSAVVAGVDVLKNPQAVRRKVGLTGQYASVDEDLTGVQNLVLIGRLLDMSGRDARGRADELLAWFDLTEAAQRPAKTYSGGMRRRLDLAASLVGRPEVIFLDEPTTGLDPAKREDMWGVVRTQVARGASVLLTTQYLEEADALADEIVVVDHGRVIAHDTPDGLKRRVGGQTLRIRPADQSRLPEVLRILDAVAAPGTTAARDEAAGSRPGAASVPVAGDAVLTETLSQLTRAGVEVTEMALQLPSLDEVFHTLTGRTKTEELV, from the coding sequence ATGCGAAACGACATCGAGGAGATGCGACGGATGGAAGATCTGGTGGTGCGCGCCGAAGGGCTGCGCAAACGATTCGGGCAGACACAGGCGCTGGACGGCGTCGACCTGGCGATGCGCCGGGGGACCGTGCTCGGGGTGCTGGGCCCCAACGGCGCCGGTAAGACGACCGCCGTCCGGGTCCTGGCCACCCTGTTGCGACCGGACGAGGGCAGCGCCGTCGTGGCCGGCGTGGACGTGCTCAAAAACCCGCAGGCGGTACGCCGCAAGGTCGGGCTGACCGGTCAGTACGCGTCGGTCGACGAGGACCTCACCGGCGTACAGAATCTGGTGTTGATCGGACGCCTGCTGGACATGTCCGGCCGGGACGCCCGGGGCCGCGCCGACGAGCTGCTGGCCTGGTTCGACCTCACCGAGGCCGCGCAGCGGCCGGCCAAGACCTACTCCGGTGGCATGCGCCGCCGCCTCGACCTGGCGGCGAGCCTGGTCGGCCGCCCGGAAGTGATCTTCCTGGACGAGCCGACGACCGGCCTCGACCCGGCCAAACGCGAGGACATGTGGGGCGTGGTCCGCACCCAGGTGGCGCGCGGCGCCAGCGTGCTGCTCACCACGCAGTACCTGGAGGAGGCGGACGCGCTCGCCGACGAGATCGTGGTCGTCGACCACGGCCGGGTGATCGCGCACGACACCCCGGACGGCCTGAAGCGGCGGGTCGGCGGCCAGACGCTGCGGATCCGCCCGGCCGACCAGTCCCGCCTGCCGGAGGTGCTGCGGATCCTCGACGCCGTCGCGGCGCCGGGCACCACCGCGGCCCGGGACGAGGCGGCGGGCAGCCGCCCGGGCGCCGCGAGCGTGCCGGTGGCCGGCGACGCCGTGCTCACCGAGACGCTCTCCCAGCTGACCCGCGCCGGCGTCGAAGTCACCGAGATGGCCCTGCAGCTGCCGAGCCTGGACGAGGTGTTCCACACCCTGACCGGCCGCACCAAGACCGAGGAGCTGGTATGA